From a region of the Paenibacillus sp. R14(2021) genome:
- a CDS encoding HAD family hydrolase: protein MKQIILFDLDDTLIYCNKYFYFVIDQFTDTMTDWFRGFGVTTQEIRDMQTEIDIAGVHLTGFTSEHFPQSFVDTYRHFSNLTGRSTAVTEEDFLWKLGRSVYDHEVEPYPFMEETLFELASHGHELHLYTGGEMLIQQRKIKQMKLERYFGPRVYVRSMKNTEAMEGILQHGKFDRKSTWMIGNSIRTDVIPALTTGINAIHMQTDSEWAYNIVGIDVEPKGAFLTLKHLSDIPDSIKNYVNQRPL, encoded by the coding sequence ATGAAACAAATTATTTTATTCGATCTCGATGATACGCTCATTTACTGCAACAAATATTTCTATTTCGTTATCGATCAATTTACGGATACGATGACGGATTGGTTCCGCGGCTTCGGTGTCACCACTCAAGAAATTCGTGACATGCAGACGGAAATCGATATTGCCGGGGTACACCTGACCGGCTTCACGAGCGAACACTTCCCTCAATCCTTCGTCGATACCTACCGCCATTTCTCCAATCTGACAGGGCGTTCCACTGCGGTTACGGAAGAGGATTTTTTGTGGAAGCTGGGGCGAAGCGTATACGATCATGAGGTAGAGCCTTATCCGTTCATGGAGGAAACCCTCTTCGAGCTTGCCTCCCACGGTCATGAGCTTCATCTCTATACCGGCGGCGAGATGCTGATTCAGCAGCGGAAGATTAAGCAAATGAAGCTGGAACGATATTTTGGTCCTCGTGTCTACGTGCGTTCGATGAAGAACACGGAAGCGATGGAAGGCATTTTGCAGCATGGGAAGTTCGACCGCAAATCGACCTGGATGATCGGTAACTCCATCCGAACAGATGTCATCCCTGCCCTGACTACCGGCATTAATGCGATTCATATGCAAACGGATTCAGAGTGGGCCTATAATATTGTAGGCATCGACGTAGAACCAAAGGGCGCATTCTTGACGCTTAAGCATCTGTCGGATATTCCGGACAGTATTAAGAATTACGTCAATCAGCGGCCGTTGTGA
- a CDS encoding GNAT family N-acetyltransferase, with translation MSRAGVNAGIVLRLMQEEELQAAHELELSCYSELAAASREAFSFRQKHFPAYFWSAWEGGRLIGLACGVRTEESSCEGDAVKSTHDADLGGRHLCVLSVAVAENSRQKGIGSMLMEALIRQAAEDKLASVVLMCERHLIRFYEALGFRYAGLSSSTHGGIEWHEMNLQLA, from the coding sequence GTGAGCAGGGCTGGAGTGAATGCCGGGATTGTGCTTCGGCTCATGCAGGAAGAGGAGCTGCAGGCGGCGCACGAGCTCGAACTTTCTTGTTATTCCGAGCTTGCGGCTGCGAGCAGGGAAGCGTTCTCGTTCAGGCAGAAGCATTTTCCCGCATATTTCTGGTCTGCATGGGAAGGCGGCAGGCTGATCGGACTTGCATGCGGCGTTCGGACGGAGGAAAGCAGCTGCGAAGGAGATGCCGTCAAGAGCACGCATGACGCTGATCTCGGCGGACGGCATTTATGCGTGCTGTCGGTGGCTGTGGCTGAGAACAGCCGTCAGAAGGGCATCGGCTCGATGCTCATGGAAGCGCTTATCCGTCAGGCAGCCGAAGACAAGCTTGCTTCGGTTGTGCTAATGTGTGAGCGGCATTTGATCCGCTTCTATGAGGCGCTTGGGTTCCGATATGCCGGCCTCTCGTCGTCTACACACGGCGGAATCGAGTGGCATGAGATGAACTTGCAGCTTGCCTGA
- a CDS encoding response regulator gives MIYALILLAVCAAVYFLIRHRRQREENKPVLEQRTADVQQNTEPEEPAIAFSLEAIASPAFEVDLTNCRILVVDDQAPIRFLLRELFEQEGITVLEASNGVAAVEAVRDQDVHYVLLDLKMPDMDGIEALREIRRMNRSVQVAMITAFGDPDRIDAAKRLGVRTFFTKPFDILYVKSHVINDLRRGLNSPAEVTASLHASS, from the coding sequence ATGATTTATGCGCTCATTCTGCTGGCTGTCTGTGCAGCCGTTTATTTTCTCATCCGTCATCGTCGACAGCGCGAGGAGAATAAGCCGGTCCTAGAACAGCGTACAGCAGACGTACAGCAGAATACGGAGCCCGAGGAGCCGGCAATTGCTTTTAGCCTAGAAGCGATTGCGAGCCCAGCATTCGAGGTGGATTTGACGAATTGCCGCATACTCGTCGTCGATGACCAGGCTCCAATCCGGTTTTTGCTGCGGGAGCTGTTCGAGCAGGAAGGGATTACGGTGCTGGAAGCGTCGAACGGCGTAGCTGCCGTGGAAGCCGTTCGCGATCAGGACGTACATTATGTGCTGCTTGATCTGAAGATGCCCGATATGGACGGGATCGAGGCGCTGCGGGAAATCCGCCGCATGAACCGCTCTGTTCAAGTCGCGATGATTACGGCTTTCGGGGATCCGGATCGGATCGATGCGGCGAAGCGATTAGGCGTGAGGACGTTTTTTACGAAACCGTTCGATATTTTGTATGTGAAGTCGCATGTGATCAACGATCTGCGTAGAGGGCTTAACTCGCCAGCAGAAGTAACAGCAAGCCTACATGCATCGTCATAG
- a CDS encoding sensor histidine kinase, which translates to MNWLFMNRTISVKIVWSTVLISLIPLLLLSSLFYWTSTNSLEKNMFRSSNQNADYLSNYLNQYFRNMSTSALQVYAFDRIVNLMAHGANYSDADIINVNDTLDNYYQLVVNKNKDIMKIMMFGKDNTLRDAWSRATSYNMIKVTSIPNYKAMLDLPFQQAMAFTYHDKALNQDFFVYSMTIYDPFYRTKFGTLVFYVQKKDFVAMVEANNRPPNVIVLQNENGQVIYRTNEQHNDAVKPYARPEKRINNSPLALKFTKNHDLLVGTADLDNANVGLTIVYPNPELAQNRKNTLLITVGALGFVLIVIILFSALAQRFITRPIQLLGKAMRAVRSGNFEVSLAPYPYRDDLSELTRNFNFMTEKIRELIESEFKTQLRNKEAQILALQMQINPHFLYNTLQTIGGKAVLAGDYDIHEMCRALGDMFRYSFYEGNMESTIGQELEHVNNYLYIQQLRFEASIETDFEVDPALMACSITRFVLQPIIENVMVHVLGKQEQHQLQIGIKAEREGDSVRITLQDNGPGMEPEKLAALQTDLEQQARQVFSGVSIGLRNVHERIRLIYGQAYGLEIKSAAGEGTTISIRIPYKNRGETHV; encoded by the coding sequence ATGAATTGGCTGTTTATGAACCGGACGATCAGCGTCAAAATCGTATGGAGTACCGTGCTCATTTCCTTGATTCCGCTCCTGCTTCTGTCTAGTTTGTTTTATTGGACAAGCACCAATTCCCTTGAGAAAAACATGTTCCGCAGCTCGAATCAGAATGCCGATTATTTATCGAATTACCTCAATCAGTACTTTCGCAATATGTCGACGTCCGCACTACAGGTTTATGCGTTTGACCGGATCGTCAATCTGATGGCGCACGGCGCCAATTACTCCGACGCGGACATCATCAACGTCAACGATACGCTGGACAACTATTATCAGTTAGTCGTCAACAAGAACAAAGACATCATGAAAATCATGATGTTCGGAAAGGACAACACGCTTCGCGATGCGTGGTCCAGAGCGACCAGCTACAATATGATCAAAGTAACGAGCATCCCGAACTACAAGGCGATGCTCGATTTGCCGTTTCAGCAAGCGATGGCATTCACCTATCACGATAAGGCGCTGAATCAGGATTTCTTCGTGTACAGCATGACGATTTACGATCCGTTCTACCGGACGAAGTTCGGGACGCTCGTCTTCTATGTGCAGAAGAAAGATTTCGTGGCCATGGTGGAGGCGAACAATCGTCCTCCGAATGTCATCGTACTGCAGAACGAGAACGGCCAAGTGATATACCGAACGAACGAGCAGCATAATGATGCCGTCAAGCCTTATGCGCGTCCGGAGAAACGGATCAACAACAGTCCGCTCGCCTTGAAGTTTACCAAGAACCACGATTTGCTCGTGGGCACGGCAGACTTGGACAATGCAAACGTGGGATTAACGATAGTTTATCCCAATCCGGAGCTGGCGCAAAACCGCAAGAACACGCTGCTCATCACGGTCGGGGCGCTGGGCTTCGTCCTGATTGTCATTATTTTGTTCTCTGCGCTCGCCCAGCGGTTCATAACACGGCCAATTCAACTGCTCGGCAAAGCGATGCGCGCGGTCCGGAGCGGGAATTTCGAGGTCTCGCTGGCGCCGTACCCGTATCGAGACGATCTGTCCGAGCTGACAAGGAACTTCAACTTCATGACGGAGAAGATTCGCGAACTGATCGAATCGGAATTCAAGACCCAGCTGCGAAACAAAGAAGCGCAAATTCTCGCCCTGCAGATGCAGATCAATCCGCATTTTCTGTACAATACGCTTCAGACGATCGGCGGCAAAGCCGTTCTGGCCGGCGATTACGACATTCACGAGATGTGCCGTGCGCTCGGCGATATGTTCAGGTACAGCTTCTACGAAGGCAACATGGAGTCTACGATCGGCCAAGAGCTGGAGCATGTCAACAATTATTTATACATTCAGCAGCTTCGCTTTGAGGCCTCCATCGAGACGGATTTTGAAGTGGATCCGGCATTAATGGCATGCTCGATCACGCGTTTCGTCCTGCAGCCGATTATTGAAAATGTCATGGTGCATGTACTAGGCAAGCAGGAACAGCATCAGCTGCAGATTGGCATCAAGGCCGAGCGGGAAGGGGATTCCGTGCGTATTACGCTTCAAGACAACGGGCCGGGCATGGAGCCTGAGAAGCTTGCGGCACTGCAAACCGACTTGGAGCAGCAGGCAAGGCAAGTGTTCTCCGGCGTATCAATTGGGCTCAGGAACGTCCATGAACGGATTCGGCTTATTTACGGCCAAGCCTACGGACTTGAGATCAAGAGCGCCGCAGGTGAAGGGACAACAATCAGCATCCGAATTCCTTATAAGAATCGAGGTGAGACGCATGTATAA
- a CDS encoding phosphonate ABC transporter ATP-binding protein has translation MIRVSQLSKQIPGGPKVLSGINLTIEPGEFIAVKGASGSGKSMLLKCLAMREKWTSGTYVVDGVDIFKKGFSGTLKVRREIAYLEEKPTLYGNRTALKNVLIGAAYQTPAWRRITGMVRSDDYMGAMDMIEKMGLLEKAHQKGDKLSGGEKQRIAMARALVHGAKTLLADEPVSGLDPHAAEQVLADLKNMCRIQGVSVVAVMHQGDWAERFADRIIGLNNGELVLDIKGRKMTEREKNLL, from the coding sequence ATGATCAGAGTATCGCAGTTATCGAAACAAATTCCGGGCGGGCCGAAGGTTCTTTCCGGAATCAATCTTACTATAGAACCCGGTGAGTTCATCGCGGTCAAAGGCGCCAGCGGAAGCGGGAAGTCCATGCTTCTCAAATGCTTGGCCATGCGCGAGAAATGGACAAGCGGCACGTACGTCGTAGACGGCGTCGATATTTTCAAGAAAGGCTTCTCCGGCACGTTGAAGGTCCGCCGCGAAATCGCTTACCTCGAAGAGAAGCCGACCTTATACGGCAATCGCACCGCCCTTAAGAACGTGCTGATCGGCGCAGCTTATCAAACGCCTGCATGGCGGAGAATAACCGGCATGGTGCGAAGCGACGACTATATGGGCGCGATGGATATGATCGAGAAGATGGGTTTGCTCGAGAAAGCGCATCAGAAGGGCGACAAGCTGAGCGGCGGTGAGAAACAGCGGATCGCGATGGCCAGGGCGCTGGTGCATGGCGCGAAGACGCTGCTTGCGGACGAGCCGGTCTCAGGGCTTGATCCTCATGCGGCGGAGCAGGTGCTTGCGGATTTGAAGAACATGTGCCGGATTCAAGGCGTCTCGGTGGTCGCCGTCATGCATCAGGGCGATTGGGCGGAGCGCTTCGCCGACCGAATTATCGGTCTTAATAACGGGGAGCTCGTGCTGGATATCAAGGGAAGAAAAATGACGGAGCGGGAGAAAAACCTGCTGTGA
- a CDS encoding DUF3298 and DUF4163 domain-containing protein, which produces MAFQFPAIVQPSRVTFPKAELWVPVVSGLHHAAARNAINNKIRQTERELVHNQGSLMDPRAEMQGYFEVKTNERNVFSLSLFNYAYTGGAHGLTLQESLTFDTGTGKSYSLAELFRPGSDYVKRLSDAVKLQLASRQIETFEPFKSIRPDQPYYVADRSLVLYFALYEITPYAFGFPYFPISVYELSDIINPNGPLGRMDMNN; this is translated from the coding sequence ATGGCCTTTCAATTTCCGGCAATCGTACAGCCCTCGCGCGTGACATTTCCAAAAGCCGAGCTCTGGGTACCCGTGGTAAGCGGGCTGCATCATGCAGCGGCGCGCAATGCAATCAACAACAAAATCCGCCAAACGGAGCGCGAGCTTGTCCATAATCAAGGCTCGCTCATGGATCCCAGGGCGGAAATGCAGGGCTACTTCGAAGTGAAGACAAACGAGAGAAACGTGTTCAGCCTATCGCTCTTCAACTATGCCTACACAGGCGGCGCGCATGGATTGACGCTTCAGGAGTCGCTTACCTTCGATACCGGAACGGGTAAATCCTACTCGCTGGCAGAGCTGTTCAGGCCAGGGAGCGATTATGTTAAACGGTTGTCCGATGCCGTAAAGCTGCAGCTTGCATCAAGGCAGATCGAAACGTTCGAGCCATTCAAATCCATCCGTCCGGATCAGCCGTATTACGTTGCGGACCGCTCGCTCGTGCTTTACTTTGCGTTGTATGAAATAACGCCGTACGCGTTTGGGTTCCCCTATTTCCCAATTTCGGTATATGAACTGAGCGACATCATTAACCCCAACGGACCGCTTGGCCGGATGGATATGAACAATTAA
- a CDS encoding DNA topoisomerase 3, whose product MGRTIAAVVEPKAQNKRAYLEGENYIITWAIGHLVSLAEPDQYDPKYKRWNEADLPIIPDRFKLWPNARTKDQLTIIGELSKRCGRLVNACDAGREGQLIFHLIRQYLKLPQPTDRLWISDLTPETIRRGFDGLRSDGDYDDLTRAARARSEADWLVGMNASRAFTIRHKTLLSVGRVQTPVLALLYDRHKEITAFDSETYFIVQAAFSQQDFTYKGVWQGDRITKREQAEALAAKVTGKSGKILSYTVNESKEYPYRLYDLTLLQREANGRYGYPAKKTLDIAQALYEKHKVITYPRTSSNYVTEENIPVMGNVLQMLKGTSYGDLANGADRSRVHKGNRAVCNPAKVEDHHAILPTPKRPGTLSSEEQNIYDLIVRRFLSHYYPPAVYKNHDVVTEVEEERFRTRAKEQLEIGWRIVLGTNEGNAVKEKGKSRKKSEDGPVSDEADDDLVETDQPFSVQADQPVHCDAAAALEKETKPPKPYTEGTLLKAMESAGKSIEDEELRDAMKQTGLGTPATRAATIERLKQVGYIKLTGKRLDVTTKGCAAIELIRGAGVELLASPEMTGRWEQRLHQISKGEASDAQFIAKVKQFAEMIVEKVKHQRPAAASLFEEADDGTPATKGRSARSAAGKGSSTTGKERSSSRSSGSRSVKTAAPDASKTQRVSSNRRSAPASGAPGDASSGGTTTVASRAATTRRSLAASQATATPQASATSRTSVASSTPGAATIAVESIASCPRPGCGGQLVEGKRGYGCLRFREGCSFVIWKNQQGKTVTPAMAKSLAVSGETRKSTFKLEDGSTVTGKLKLIDPATGAVQFQSAT is encoded by the coding sequence ATGGGCCGTACGATTGCCGCCGTCGTAGAGCCGAAGGCGCAAAATAAACGCGCATATCTGGAAGGCGAGAATTACATCATTACCTGGGCGATCGGCCATCTAGTCAGCTTGGCAGAACCGGATCAATACGATCCCAAATATAAGCGCTGGAATGAAGCTGACCTGCCGATCATCCCGGATCGGTTCAAGCTGTGGCCGAATGCGCGCACCAAGGACCAGCTTACGATTATCGGCGAGCTTTCGAAGCGGTGCGGCAGACTGGTCAATGCTTGCGATGCCGGACGCGAAGGTCAGCTTATTTTTCATCTCATCCGCCAATATTTGAAGCTTCCGCAGCCGACAGACCGGCTGTGGATTTCGGATTTGACGCCGGAGACGATCCGCCGCGGCTTCGACGGTCTGCGCAGCGACGGCGATTATGACGATTTAACGCGCGCAGCGCGTGCGAGAAGCGAGGCTGACTGGCTGGTCGGTATGAATGCCTCCCGCGCATTTACGATCCGTCACAAGACGCTTCTGTCGGTCGGCCGCGTTCAAACGCCGGTGCTTGCGCTTCTCTATGACCGGCACAAAGAAATCACGGCATTCGACAGCGAGACGTATTTCATCGTGCAGGCGGCTTTCAGTCAGCAGGATTTCACGTACAAAGGTGTATGGCAGGGTGATCGGATTACGAAGCGCGAGCAGGCTGAAGCGTTGGCTGCGAAGGTAACCGGCAAATCGGGGAAGATCCTTAGCTATACAGTGAACGAGTCCAAGGAATATCCTTACCGTCTGTACGATTTGACGCTGCTGCAGCGGGAGGCTAACGGCAGGTACGGCTATCCGGCGAAGAAAACGTTGGATATCGCCCAGGCACTCTATGAGAAGCATAAGGTCATTACTTACCCGCGGACGAGCTCCAACTATGTAACGGAAGAGAACATCCCCGTTATGGGCAATGTGCTTCAAATGCTGAAAGGGACGTCTTATGGCGATCTAGCCAACGGTGCAGATCGAAGCCGGGTACACAAGGGAAATCGAGCGGTATGCAATCCCGCTAAGGTAGAGGATCACCATGCCATCCTTCCGACGCCGAAGCGTCCTGGAACGCTGAGTTCCGAGGAGCAGAACATCTATGATCTGATCGTTCGCCGATTTCTATCGCATTACTACCCGCCGGCGGTATACAAGAATCACGATGTTGTAACCGAGGTAGAGGAGGAACGCTTCCGTACTCGGGCCAAGGAACAGCTTGAAATCGGCTGGCGTATCGTGCTTGGTACTAACGAAGGCAATGCTGTTAAAGAGAAGGGCAAATCGAGGAAGAAATCGGAGGATGGACCTGTATCGGATGAAGCCGACGACGATTTGGTCGAGACGGATCAACCCTTCTCCGTACAGGCGGACCAGCCCGTCCACTGCGACGCAGCGGCTGCGCTGGAGAAGGAGACCAAGCCTCCTAAACCGTACACCGAAGGCACACTGCTGAAAGCGATGGAGAGTGCGGGTAAATCCATTGAAGACGAAGAGCTGCGCGATGCGATGAAACAGACGGGTCTTGGCACGCCGGCGACTCGGGCGGCGACAATCGAGAGGCTCAAGCAGGTCGGCTATATCAAGCTGACGGGCAAGCGGCTCGATGTTACGACCAAAGGCTGCGCGGCAATCGAGCTGATCCGCGGTGCCGGTGTCGAGTTGCTGGCTTCGCCCGAGATGACGGGCCGCTGGGAGCAGCGTCTGCACCAAATCTCCAAAGGCGAAGCCTCTGATGCGCAATTCATCGCCAAAGTAAAGCAGTTTGCGGAGATGATTGTCGAAAAAGTGAAGCATCAGCGGCCAGCGGCCGCAAGCTTATTTGAGGAAGCAGACGACGGCACGCCTGCAACGAAGGGACGTTCCGCGCGCAGCGCTGCCGGGAAAGGCAGCTCGACCACGGGGAAAGAACGATCGAGCAGTCGATCATCTGGCAGCCGTTCGGTGAAGACTGCTGCGCCGGACGCTTCGAAGACACAGAGAGTGTCGAGCAATCGCAGATCCGCACCTGCTTCCGGAGCACCCGGCGATGCGAGTTCGGGCGGTACAACGACCGTAGCCTCGCGAGCTGCGACCACACGGCGAAGCTTGGCGGCATCACAAGCTACGGCGACACCGCAAGCTTCGGCAACATCGCGTACCTCTGTAGCTTCTTCCACACCGGGTGCAGCCACAATTGCTGTTGAATCGATTGCAAGCTGTCCAAGGCCGGGCTGCGGCGGTCAACTCGTCGAGGGCAAACGGGGCTATGGCTGCCTGCGCTTCAGAGAAGGCTGTTCGTTTGTCATTTGGAAAAACCAACAAGGGAAGACGGTTACGCCGGCTATGGCCAAATCGCTTGCAGTAAGCGGCGAGACGCGTAAATCCACATTTAAGCTTGAAGACGGCTCCACCGTGACGGGAAAGCTGAAATTAATCGACCCGGCGACCGGTGCCGTTCAATTTCAATCAGCAACTTAA